A genomic segment from Nicotiana sylvestris chromosome 1, ASM39365v2, whole genome shotgun sequence encodes:
- the LOC104233882 gene encoding ER lumen protein-retaining receptor: MNIFRLAGDMTHLASVLVLLLKIHTIKSCAGISLKTQELYALVFVTRYLDIFTDFISLYNTTMKLVFLGSSLSIVWYMRHHKIVRRSYDKDQDTFRHIFLVLPCLVLALVIHEKFTFKEIMWTFSIFLEAVAILPQLVLLQRTRNIDNLTGQYILLLGAYRSLYILNWVYRYFTEPHFVHWITWIAGLVQTALYADFFYYYFQSWKNNTKLELPA; the protein is encoded by the exons ATGAATATATTCAGGCTTGCTGGGGACATGACCCATTTGGCTAGTGTTCTTGTTTTGCTCCTCAAGATCCACACTATTAAATCTTGTGCTG GTATTTCTCTGAAGACTCAAGAGCTGTATGCTCTCGTCTTTGTTACTCGCTACTTGGATATATTTACAGACTTTATTTCACTATACAATACTACAATGAAGTTGGTTTTCTTGGGAAGCTCTTTATCCATTGTGTGGTACATGAGGCATCACAAAATTGTGCGCAGATCTTATGACAAAGACCAGGATACTTTTCGTCACATTTTCCTTGTGCTTCCTTGCCTGGTATTGGCTCTTGTTATACATGAGAAGTTTACCTTCAAGGAG ATAATGTGGACCTTTTCCATATTCTTGGAAGCTGTTGCCATCCTTCCTCAGCTGGTCTTGTTGCAGAGAACGAGAAATATAGACAACTTGACTGGACAATACATTTTACTCTTGGG TGCATATCGGTCACTCTACATCTTGAACTGGGTATATCGCTACTTCACAGAACCGCACTTTGTACATTGGATAA CGTGGATTGCAGGCCTCGTGCAGACAGCGCTTTACGCTGATTTCTTCTATTACTACTTCCAAAG CTGGAAGAATAACACCAAACTCGAACTTCCTGCCTGA